From Streptomyces sp. HUAS MG91, the proteins below share one genomic window:
- a CDS encoding methyltransferase — protein sequence MVDVSSPVAAPLPAPDRPEGTRALRAALLEAEFTADGLLDLLGAPAYAALARSETVPALRATRGDRPLETLVRLFLLQQPVARDRLAAVLDVAACLESGWLREAGGDELAATVDVRPYGGPDGEDWFIVSDLGCAVGGAGGIGSRDEGVVLGVGGASTTLAAITVRTPVGSALDIGTGSGIQALHAGRHATRVTATDLNPRALHITALTLALSGAPAADLREGSLYEPVDGDDRSGDATYDLIVSNPPFVISPGARLTYRDGGMSGDDLCRSIVQGAGEHLNEGGYAQFLANWQHVEGEEWTERLRSWVPRGCDAWIVQREVQDITQYAELWLRDAGDHRTDPAEYAARYDAWLDEFEARKVKAVGFGWISLRRTAHDEPSIVVEEWPHPVEQPLGDAVRAHFERVDWLRTHDDAALLQSSFVLAGEVVQEQVGLPGAEDPEHVVLRQGRGMRRATKVDTVAAGFAGVCDGSLSAGTILDAIAQLVGEEPVLLRDQVPAQIRTLVEQGFLEPAAPTAPEADPVG from the coding sequence ATGGTCGACGTGAGTTCTCCCGTTGCCGCCCCCCTGCCCGCCCCCGACCGCCCGGAGGGCACCCGCGCGCTGCGTGCGGCCCTCCTCGAAGCCGAGTTCACCGCCGACGGGCTGCTCGACCTGCTCGGGGCGCCCGCCTACGCCGCGCTCGCCCGCAGCGAGACCGTGCCCGCGCTGCGCGCCACCCGGGGCGATCGCCCCCTGGAGACGCTCGTCCGGCTCTTCCTGCTCCAGCAGCCCGTCGCCCGCGACCGGCTGGCCGCCGTCCTGGACGTCGCCGCGTGCCTGGAGAGCGGCTGGCTGCGGGAGGCGGGCGGCGACGAGCTGGCCGCGACCGTCGACGTACGCCCGTACGGCGGCCCGGACGGCGAGGACTGGTTCATCGTCTCCGACCTCGGCTGCGCCGTCGGCGGGGCCGGAGGCATCGGCAGCCGCGACGAGGGCGTGGTCCTCGGTGTCGGCGGCGCGTCCACGACGCTCGCCGCGATCACCGTCCGCACGCCCGTCGGCTCCGCCCTCGACATCGGCACCGGCTCCGGCATCCAGGCGCTGCACGCCGGCCGGCACGCCACCCGGGTCACCGCGACCGACCTCAACCCCCGCGCCCTGCACATCACCGCGCTGACCCTCGCGCTGTCCGGCGCCCCGGCGGCCGACCTGCGCGAGGGCTCGCTGTACGAGCCCGTCGACGGTGACGACAGGAGCGGCGACGCGACGTACGACCTGATCGTGTCGAACCCGCCGTTCGTGATCTCGCCCGGCGCCCGGCTCACCTACCGCGACGGCGGGATGAGCGGGGACGATCTGTGCCGCTCGATCGTTCAGGGAGCGGGGGAGCATCTGAACGAAGGGGGATACGCCCAGTTCCTGGCCAACTGGCAGCACGTCGAGGGGGAGGAGTGGACCGAGCGGCTGCGCTCGTGGGTGCCGCGCGGCTGCGACGCCTGGATCGTGCAGCGCGAGGTGCAGGACATCACGCAGTACGCCGAGCTGTGGCTGCGGGACGCCGGTGACCACCGCACCGATCCGGCGGAGTACGCGGCACGGTACGACGCGTGGCTGGACGAGTTCGAGGCGCGCAAGGTGAAGGCCGTCGGCTTCGGCTGGATCTCCCTGCGCCGCACCGCCCATGACGAGCCGTCGATCGTGGTCGAGGAGTGGCCGCACCCCGTCGAGCAGCCGCTCGGCGACGCCGTGCGGGCGCACTTCGAGCGGGTCGACTGGCTGCGCACGCACGACGACGCGGCGCTGCTCCAGTCGTCCTTCGTGCTGGCCGGCGAGGTCGTGCAGGAGCAGGTCGGGCTGCCGGGCGCCGAGGACCCGGAGCACGTCGTGCTGCGGCAGGGTCGCGGGATGCGCCGGGCGACGAAGGTGGACACGGTCGCCGCCGGGTTCGCCGGGGTGTGCGACGGTTCGCTGAGCGCGGGCACGATCCTGGACGCTATCGCCCAACTGGTCGGCGAGGAGCCGGTGTTGCTGCGGGACCAGGTCCCCGCGCAGATCCGCACCCTGGTCGAGCAGGGCTTCCTCGAACCGGCCGCGCCCACCGCGCCGGAGGCCGACCCGGTCGGCTAA
- a CDS encoding small secreted protein, with product MEGTNPVNKKLAAALSGGAVLVLALSGCSDDSNEKLDSWAKQVCDAVQPQAKKIEAANAAIQKQTSDNSAPADVQKTDAKAFQDMSDAYKAIGDAVDKAGAPAVDDGKTKQQDAVDELDKISKSYADLKGQVDKLDTGDQAKFAEGLKGIAGELDKLSQSGSDALKNLEEGDVGKAMAKQESCKSASATPSAS from the coding sequence ATGGAAGGGACCAATCCGGTGAACAAGAAGCTTGCAGCCGCACTGTCCGGCGGTGCGGTACTGGTACTGGCGTTGTCGGGCTGCAGTGACGACAGCAACGAGAAGCTGGACTCCTGGGCCAAGCAGGTCTGCGACGCGGTCCAGCCGCAGGCGAAGAAGATCGAGGCCGCGAACGCGGCGATCCAGAAGCAGACGTCGGACAACAGCGCGCCGGCCGACGTGCAGAAGACGGACGCCAAGGCGTTCCAGGACATGTCCGACGCCTACAAGGCCATCGGCGACGCGGTCGACAAGGCCGGCGCCCCGGCGGTCGACGACGGCAAGACCAAGCAGCAGGACGCCGTCGACGAGCTGGACAAGATCTCCAAGTCGTACGCGGACCTGAAGGGCCAGGTCGACAAGTTGGACACCGGCGACCAGGCCAAGTTCGCCGAGGGACTCAAGGGCATCGCGGGCGAGCTCGACAAGCTCAGCCAGAGCGGCAGCGACGCCCTCAAGAACCTGGAGGAGGGGGACGTCGGCAAGGCCATGGCGAAGCAGGAGAGCTGCAAGAGCGCGTCCGCCACGCCGTCGGCCTCGTAG